In Candidatus Oleimmundimicrobium sp., one genomic interval encodes:
- a CDS encoding molybdopterin-dependent oxidoreductase, with product MSEQVTVTINGKEVKVPEGVFIIQAAKMAGIDIPHLCYCECLPSTGSCRVCLVEVEGIKGLVASCARKVKDGMVIATDTEKIREARRFVLELILSNHPGDCMSCDKNGACELQKYAYELGIEKTSFLMKDPGYEIDKSNPFIERNYNLCILCGRCVGICKTQGADIIDFIKRGMITKVATPLDKPLQESGCDFCGSCLAVCPVGALLEVDRRFRGREWEMKETRTVCSYCGCGCDLVFGIVDGQIMRATGEGLGDFLCARGRFGWDFVESPKRITKPLIKKDGVLTESTYEEAFGFVAERLLDIKKAHGADSVGGFIGAGNTNEVAYLFQKFLRAGIGTNNIDSSARLLGFPALVDLYEALGDGAVVSMKDVEEADALLLVNADVTVAYPRVGVAVKRALSSGAKLVTIDARRTKISEKADIYIQSKVGSDEFVLSGLLKELLDGKIYDEEFAKKCEKFEDLKKSLGKLKMETVERESGISKDVLKEAAKLYSEGKKAVIIFGAETASPQTMELIADISLLTGRTRASVLPCLLSSNLRGTVYMGALAEFYPGVRKIDEARNDFEKTWGVKLPKKAGLSIKEMLDGMGSSILGMYIVGADPVTQFPNSSSVAKSLSSLDFLVVQDTFLTETAKLADVVLPGITLAESNGTIVNMEYRTKEVRAVIEPLAETDWKTVTALSKRMNYTMGYSSEKEIAKEIKSLVFVPKKIERDTYSFILVEPKVSGEEPDKKYPYTLIVGETTFGFYDGVRTKISKLSELEPNMGDYVIFNSDDAAFLGLEDGCKVTVKSRRGKVTTSARILDFLPKGMFFMPSCHHKQGVLASDSIDLKLKSPQDQLIAVSVSKEGVAK from the coding sequence TTGAGTGAGCAAGTCACTGTAACGATAAATGGAAAAGAAGTAAAGGTTCCCGAAGGAGTTTTCATCATTCAGGCGGCCAAGATGGCGGGGATAGATATACCCCATCTCTGTTATTGTGAATGCCTGCCCAGCACGGGGTCGTGCAGAGTTTGTTTGGTTGAAGTTGAGGGGATAAAGGGGTTGGTTGCCTCATGTGCTCGAAAAGTTAAGGATGGAATGGTGATTGCCACTGATACAGAAAAGATCCGGGAAGCCAGACGTTTTGTTCTTGAATTAATACTTTCAAATCATCCCGGCGATTGCATGAGTTGCGATAAAAACGGTGCTTGTGAGCTTCAGAAATACGCATACGAGCTTGGCATTGAGAAAACAAGTTTCTTGATGAAAGATCCCGGTTACGAGATAGATAAAAGCAATCCTTTTATAGAGAGGAATTACAATCTCTGTATTTTGTGCGGACGGTGTGTGGGAATCTGCAAAACGCAGGGGGCAGATATCATAGATTTTATAAAGCGAGGCATGATTACCAAGGTGGCAACCCCGTTGGATAAGCCCTTGCAGGAATCGGGCTGTGATTTTTGTGGAAGCTGTCTCGCGGTTTGTCCTGTTGGCGCGTTACTCGAGGTCGACAGGCGTTTTCGTGGGCGAGAATGGGAAATGAAAGAGACAAGAACAGTCTGCTCTTATTGTGGCTGTGGTTGTGACCTTGTATTTGGCATCGTGGATGGGCAGATTATGAGAGCAACCGGCGAGGGCCTGGGAGATTTTCTCTGCGCGAGAGGCAGATTTGGATGGGATTTTGTAGAAAGCCCTAAGCGAATTACAAAACCTTTGATTAAAAAAGACGGGGTTTTAACCGAAAGCACCTACGAAGAGGCCTTTGGGTTTGTAGCAGAACGTCTTCTTGATATAAAGAAAGCCCATGGGGCAGATAGCGTTGGCGGCTTTATCGGCGCGGGGAACACAAACGAGGTTGCTTACTTATTCCAAAAGTTTTTAAGGGCCGGTATCGGGACGAACAACATCGATAGCTCCGCCAGACTTCTCGGTTTCCCCGCCTTAGTTGATTTATATGAAGCGTTGGGAGACGGAGCTGTTGTCTCAATGAAAGATGTTGAGGAAGCCGATGCTCTCTTGCTCGTAAACGCGGATGTTACGGTGGCCTATCCTCGTGTGGGTGTAGCCGTAAAGAGAGCGCTTTCAAGCGGAGCGAAGTTGGTAACCATAGATGCCAGAAGAACGAAAATTTCCGAGAAAGCCGATATATATATTCAGTCAAAGGTCGGCTCCGACGAGTTTGTCTTAAGTGGGCTTTTGAAAGAGTTACTTGACGGTAAAATTTACGATGAAGAATTCGCCAAGAAGTGCGAGAAATTTGAAGACTTAAAGAAATCTCTTGGCAAATTGAAGATGGAAACGGTAGAAAGAGAGTCGGGAATTTCTAAAGATGTTTTGAAGGAAGCCGCAAAACTTTATAGCGAAGGGAAGAAGGCGGTCATAATCTTTGGGGCCGAAACGGCAAGCCCTCAAACCATGGAATTGATTGCCGATATCTCACTTCTAACAGGTAGAACTAGAGCGAGCGTTCTCCCGTGCCTCCTCTCTTCTAATCTGCGAGGCACGGTTTACATGGGAGCTTTGGCCGAATTTTATCCGGGTGTAAGAAAAATAGATGAAGCCAGGAACGATTTTGAGAAGACTTGGGGAGTTAAACTTCCTAAAAAGGCCGGGCTTTCTATTAAGGAAATGTTAGACGGAATGGGCTCATCTATTCTTGGGATGTATATAGTTGGAGCGGATCCGGTTACTCAATTTCCTAACTCTTCCAGTGTGGCCAAGTCGCTCTCATCCTTAGACTTCCTGGTGGTCCAAGATACTTTTTTGACGGAAACCGCAAAGTTGGCCGATGTTGTGTTGCCAGGGATAACTTTAGCCGAGAGCAATGGAACCATTGTTAATATGGAATATCGAACGAAAGAGGTTAGGGCAGTTATTGAACCTTTGGCCGAAACTGATTGGAAGACGGTAACCGCTTTGTCTAAAAGAATGAATTATACTATGGGCTACTCTTCTGAAAAGGAGATTGCCAAAGAAATAAAGTCTCTGGTTTTCGTTCCAAAGAAAATCGAAAGAGATACATATAGCTTTATCTTAGTGGAACCCAAGGTTTCTGGTGAAGAGCCCGATAAAAAATATCCTTATACTTTAATTGTTGGAGAAACAACATTTGGGTTTTATGATGGAGTTAGAACAAAAATTTCCAAACTATCTGAACTTGAGCCAAATATGGGAGATTATGTTATTTTTAACTCAGACGATGCTGCGTTTTTGGGGCTTGAGGATGGTTGCAAGGTCACGGTTAAATCGAGACGGGGCAAGGTTACAACCTCGGCAAGGATACTTGATTTCTTACCCAAGGGGATGTTTTTTATGCCTAGTTGTCACCATAAACAAGGCGTTCTAGCGAGCGATAGCATAGATTTAAAATTAAAGAGCCCGCAAGATCAGTTAATTGCTGTAAGTGTTTCAAAAGAAGGAGTCGCCAAATGA